In Holophagales bacterium, one DNA window encodes the following:
- a CDS encoding OmpA family protein yields the protein MAEALALRAESSGLPLVERRIRVRGETDLEITFGFGDAPTPLAHALGLGCVTVFDDSGGALFEADRAELRGEALVLLARQAELLQGPFAGLRVWASGHNDHTGGEAHNLALSLARAEAIADTQKRHGVDASRIAVEEFGWQFPVAEESPDAGRALNRRAEIVLPGE from the coding sequence ATGGCCGAGGCGCTCGCCCTGCGCGCCGAGAGCTCGGGGCTGCCGTTGGTGGAGCGGCGAATTCGCGTGCGGGGCGAGACCGATCTCGAGATCACCTTTGGCTTCGGGGACGCGCCGACGCCTCTCGCGCATGCGCTCGGACTCGGGTGTGTCACGGTCTTCGACGATTCGGGCGGGGCGCTCTTCGAAGCAGACCGTGCGGAGCTGCGGGGCGAGGCCCTGGTGTTGCTCGCCCGCCAGGCCGAGCTCTTGCAGGGGCCGTTCGCCGGCCTGCGCGTTTGGGCGTCCGGTCACAACGATCACACCGGAGGCGAGGCCCACAACCTCGCGCTCTCCCTGGCTCGCGCCGAGGCGATTGCCGACACGCAGAAGCGGCACGGCGTCGACGCGTCCCGCATTGCGGTCGAGGAGTTCGGATGGCAGTTCCCGGTGGCCGAGGAGAGCCCGGACGCGGGGCGGGCGCTCAACCGTCGGGCGGAGATCGTCCTCCCCGGCGAATGA
- a CDS encoding response regulator — MSATRLPRIVLWFSSESRALASALAVGFMIVAFDAAVRGRVDAAVLAVACAAIVLAMAESSITGLPARVRDALSLAFFWTAATVDLGIAVAERRPIHPALLALPVAAFAGRRPWRAWMWAGLSFASVAAVSLLGDRTEGVIRAALEIPGLLLLGSCVVVIALAGSLLQARAALLERRLEGESAERSRAEALAVSIREERSRQVADVSHEMRTPLHGVIGLLELVLRSDLPAAERRQLEWALNSAESLLSLLDDLLDLDRIGQGRFRLRSRPFALHELVEGVERILAPRAHSKGLSFETVVATDAPRFVVGDDRRLRQVLLNLAGNAVKFTRRGGVQLVVIATPESDERSRLRFEVLDTGPGLSALDSRKLFERYSRGSQISDRHLPSSGLGLSISRELSQAMGGELGAEERPSGGSRFWLEISLGVATAAEADTTSSRLRLSGDEGEAPREATHRRILVVEDDPLVRELTLAQLRVLGCVAEAVSRGEEALERLAAQPFDAVLMDLEIEGIDGLETTKRLRALERGERHTVVLALSGRGFPEEQAACLEAGMDECLRKPTSLAQLEKALDEWLGPSATPEAASAPEAERVEEREPRLDPVRLDDLASLGRRTGTPLLRPLVESFEGRSRDLADGLAQAIAAGDAARIKTVAHTLAGVAANLGAVRVARLGRALEAAARAGQLGGIADLLPQVDLELSAARDLLRERLQAEEGAVPGVQVLSK, encoded by the coding sequence ATGTCCGCGACACGCCTACCCCGGATCGTCCTCTGGTTCTCCTCGGAGAGCCGCGCCCTGGCCTCGGCGCTCGCCGTCGGGTTCATGATCGTCGCATTCGACGCCGCGGTGCGCGGTCGCGTCGATGCGGCGGTCCTCGCCGTCGCTTGCGCCGCGATCGTGTTGGCGATGGCGGAGAGCTCGATCACCGGCCTTCCGGCGCGCGTCCGGGACGCGCTCTCCCTTGCCTTTTTCTGGACCGCCGCGACGGTCGACCTGGGAATCGCCGTCGCCGAGCGTCGACCGATCCACCCCGCGCTGCTCGCCCTGCCGGTCGCCGCCTTCGCCGGCCGTCGGCCCTGGCGCGCCTGGATGTGGGCCGGCCTGTCCTTCGCCTCCGTGGCTGCGGTCTCGCTGCTCGGCGACCGGACGGAGGGCGTGATCCGCGCCGCCCTGGAGATCCCGGGGCTCTTGCTGCTCGGTTCGTGCGTCGTCGTGATCGCGCTGGCCGGCAGCCTGCTCCAGGCGCGGGCAGCGCTGCTCGAGCGACGGCTCGAGGGCGAATCGGCGGAGCGTTCGCGCGCCGAGGCGCTCGCGGTTTCGATTCGCGAAGAGCGCAGCCGGCAGGTCGCCGACGTCAGCCACGAGATGAGGACGCCGCTGCACGGGGTCATCGGGTTGCTCGAGCTCGTCCTGCGAAGCGACCTGCCGGCGGCCGAGCGGCGACAGCTCGAGTGGGCGCTCAATTCCGCCGAGTCGCTGCTCAGCCTCCTCGACGACCTACTCGACCTCGACCGCATCGGCCAGGGGCGCTTTCGACTGCGCAGCCGGCCGTTCGCCCTGCACGAGCTGGTCGAGGGGGTCGAGCGAATCCTCGCCCCCCGAGCCCACTCGAAGGGGCTGTCGTTCGAGACCGTAGTGGCGACCGACGCGCCGCGCTTCGTCGTCGGCGACGACCGGCGCCTTCGCCAGGTCCTTCTCAATCTGGCCGGCAATGCCGTGAAGTTCACTCGCCGCGGCGGCGTCCAGCTGGTGGTCATCGCCACGCCCGAGTCGGACGAGCGGTCGCGGTTGCGCTTCGAAGTGCTGGATACCGGCCCGGGTCTCTCGGCACTCGACTCGCGCAAGCTCTTCGAGCGCTATTCGAGAGGCTCTCAGATCTCCGATCGGCACCTCCCCAGCTCGGGTCTCGGTCTCTCGATCAGCCGCGAGCTTTCGCAGGCGATGGGCGGCGAGCTCGGCGCCGAGGAGCGGCCGAGCGGCGGATCGCGGTTCTGGCTCGAGATCTCCCTGGGCGTCGCGACGGCGGCCGAGGCGGACACCACCTCGTCGCGGCTCCGCCTCTCCGGCGACGAGGGGGAAGCGCCGCGGGAGGCGACGCACCGCCGCATCCTGGTGGTCGAGGACGATCCGCTCGTTCGCGAGCTGACGCTCGCCCAGCTTCGGGTGCTCGGTTGCGTCGCCGAGGCGGTCTCGCGCGGCGAGGAGGCGCTCGAACGGTTGGCGGCGCAGCCCTTCGACGCGGTGCTCATGGACCTGGAGATCGAAGGGATCGATGGCCTCGAGACGACGAAGCGGCTGCGTGCGCTCGAACGAGGGGAGCGGCACACGGTCGTCCTGGCGTTGTCGGGGCGTGGCTTCCCGGAGGAGCAGGCGGCCTGCCTCGAAGCCGGAATGGACGAATGCCTGCGCAAGCCGACCTCTCTCGCGCAGCTCGAGAAGGCGCTCGACGAATGGCTGGGTCCGTCGGCGACGCCAGAGGCTGCTTCTGCGCCGGAGGCCGAGCGGGTCGAGGAGCGCGAGCCCCGCCTCGATCCGGTGCGCCTCGACGATCTTGCCTCGCTGGGGAGGCGAACCGGGACGCCGCTCCTCCGGCCGCTCGTCGAGAGCTTCGAGGGGCGCTCGCGCGATCTCGCCGACGGTCTCGCTCAGGCGATCGCTGCCGGCGACGCGGCTCGGATCAAGACGGTGGCCCATACCCTTGCCGGCGTGGCGGCGAACCTGGGGGCGGTTCGCGTCGCCCGGCTCGGGCGCGCCCTCGAAGCGGCGGCGCGGGCCGGACAGCTCGGGGGGATTGCCGACCTCCTGCCGCAGGTCGATCTGGAGCTCAGTGCGGCCCGCGATCTGCTGCGCGAGCGACTTCAGGCCGAGGAGGGCGCGGTGCCGGGGGTTCAGGTTCTGTCGAAATAA
- a CDS encoding ammonium transporter, which produces MPMPLLLEPAFLTAQAAPPALSGSDTAWMLVATALVLLMTPGLAFFYGGLVRSKNALNTMMMSFASLGVVGLAWAIAGYSLAFGEGNGAIGGFGHLFLRGVDLAAKGSIPHVLFMAYQGTFAVITAALISGAIVERMRFGPYLAFITLWSLAVYAPVAHWVWGGGWLAGLGALDFAGGTVVHVNAGIAALVAAATLGARRDYGRQALLPHNVPFVLLGTALLWFGWFGFNAGSALAANASAALAFVNTMLAPMATLSVWMLLDRSRTGKFTAVGAATGIVVGLVAITPAAGYVSPMGAILLGGVSALPSYFGILWRSRTRLDDSLDVVAAHGLGGLTGALLTGVLASAAWGGTAGLVEGNPAQLGRQAIAVLATLGWSGVVSWGLIKAVSFVSALRAEPRGEGRGLDVELHGEEAYGSGEGAILVLSESRPASAAPVVNLSHLAGTSGS; this is translated from the coding sequence ATGCCGATGCCGCTATTGCTCGAACCCGCCTTTCTGACCGCTCAGGCTGCCCCTCCTGCCCTCTCGGGCTCGGACACCGCCTGGATGCTCGTGGCCACGGCGCTGGTGCTGCTGATGACCCCGGGGCTCGCCTTCTTCTACGGCGGCCTGGTGCGCTCGAAGAACGCCCTCAACACGATGATGATGAGCTTCGCCTCGCTCGGCGTGGTCGGGCTCGCCTGGGCGATCGCCGGTTACAGCCTGGCCTTCGGCGAGGGAAATGGGGCGATCGGCGGCTTCGGGCACCTTTTCCTGCGCGGTGTCGACCTCGCGGCAAAGGGCTCGATTCCCCATGTGCTCTTCATGGCCTACCAGGGGACCTTCGCGGTGATCACCGCGGCGCTGATCTCCGGGGCGATCGTCGAGCGGATGCGCTTCGGGCCGTATCTGGCGTTCATCACCCTCTGGTCGCTCGCCGTCTACGCGCCGGTGGCCCACTGGGTCTGGGGCGGCGGCTGGCTCGCCGGGCTCGGGGCGCTCGACTTCGCCGGGGGCACGGTGGTGCACGTCAACGCCGGAATCGCGGCGCTGGTCGCCGCGGCGACGCTCGGCGCCCGCCGTGATTACGGCCGCCAGGCCCTCCTGCCGCACAACGTGCCGTTCGTCCTGCTCGGCACGGCGCTGCTCTGGTTCGGCTGGTTCGGCTTCAACGCCGGCAGCGCGCTCGCCGCGAATGCGTCGGCGGCCCTGGCCTTCGTCAACACGATGCTCGCGCCGATGGCGACGCTCTCGGTCTGGATGCTCCTCGACCGCTCGCGCACCGGGAAGTTCACGGCCGTCGGCGCCGCGACCGGGATCGTCGTCGGACTGGTCGCGATCACCCCGGCGGCCGGGTACGTCAGCCCGATGGGGGCGATCCTGCTCGGCGGTGTCTCGGCTCTGCCGAGCTACTTCGGCATCCTCTGGCGCTCCCGCACGCGCCTCGACGATTCGCTCGACGTGGTCGCCGCCCACGGGCTCGGCGGACTGACCGGGGCGCTGCTCACCGGCGTCCTGGCGTCGGCGGCCTGGGGGGGCACGGCCGGCCTCGTCGAGGGCAATCCGGCGCAGCTCGGCCGGCAGGCGATCGCCGTGCTCGCCACCCTCGGTTGGAGCGGCGTCGTCTCGTGGGGGCTCATCAAGGCCGTTTCGTTCGTCTCCGCGCTGCGCGCCGAGCCGCGCGGCGAAGGGCGCGGGCTCGACGTCGAGCTGCACGGCGAAGAGGCCTACGGCTCCGGCGAGGGCGCGATCCTGGTGCTCTCCGAGAGCCGGCCGGCCTCCGCCGCGCCGGTCGTCAATCTCAGTCACCTCGCCGGCACTTCCGGGAGCTGA
- a CDS encoding P-II family nitrogen regulator — MKLITAIIRPEKLNDVLEALFRAEVRGLSISRVHGHGGETEAVETYRGTTVKMELVEKVRLEIGVSEPFVDVTIDAIRSAARTGEVGDGKIFVVPVERVVRIRTGETDVDAVTPVAVVS, encoded by the coding sequence ATGAAGCTGATCACCGCGATCATCCGTCCCGAGAAGCTCAACGACGTGCTCGAGGCGCTGTTCCGCGCCGAGGTGCGCGGCCTCTCGATCTCCCGCGTGCACGGCCACGGCGGCGAGACCGAAGCGGTCGAGACCTACCGCGGCACGACGGTGAAGATGGAGCTGGTCGAGAAGGTGCGGCTCGAGATCGGCGTGTCGGAGCCGTTCGTCGACGTCACCATCGACGCGATCCGGAGCGCGGCGCGCACCGGCGAGGTCGGCGACGGCAAGATCTTCGTCGTCCCGGTCGAGCGCGTCGTGCGGATCCGCACCGGCGAAACCGACGTCGACGCGGTGACGCCGGTCGCCGTCGTCTCCTGA
- the ade gene encoding adenine deaminase, protein MDTQTDLESLIRRAGGREPADLLLTNLKLVDVLAGEIYPTEVAIAADKLVGVGRGYAAHEVIDLGGAYVAPGLLDAHVHIESAMVTPAEFARAVVPRGTTTVITDPHEIANVLGLEGIRFMLECAKGSRLAMFVMASSCVPATHMESSGASLDAVDLASFKSSPWVLGLAEVMNFPGVVHGDPGVLAKLRAFSDKVIDGHAPGLAGQALAAYAAAGIGSDHECTTVEEAREKLRAGMTIFLREATNAHNLRTLLPLVTPMNHHRLCLCTDDRQPSDLLDQGHMDHLVRMAIAGGVDPVVALRMATWNTAQYFRLWDRGAVTPGRRADLMIFRDLHDLRPHLVIRRGQVVARDGVMLPAEGPKMIPRLRGTMSIDWNAIDLSVPAEGEKIRVIGVVPDQLVTHHLIESPTVHAGQAVADPSRDLLKMVVIERHRGSGAVGKGFVRGVGLQHGAIASSVAHDHHNLVVIGADEISMFAAARRVAAMGGGMAVASGEQIVADVPLPLGGLMSDRPIEEVRARLDRAIAGARELGSTLHDPFMAMAFLALEVIPSLKLTDQGLVDVDRFARVPLWAA, encoded by the coding sequence ATGGACACCCAGACCGATCTCGAGAGCCTGATCCGACGAGCCGGCGGCCGTGAGCCCGCCGACCTGCTGCTGACCAACCTCAAGCTGGTGGATGTGCTCGCCGGCGAGATCTACCCGACCGAGGTGGCGATCGCCGCCGACAAGTTGGTGGGCGTCGGCCGCGGCTACGCGGCGCACGAGGTGATCGACCTGGGCGGTGCCTACGTCGCCCCCGGCCTGCTCGATGCCCACGTCCACATCGAGAGCGCGATGGTGACCCCGGCGGAGTTCGCGCGCGCCGTGGTGCCGCGCGGCACGACGACGGTGATCACCGACCCGCACGAGATCGCCAACGTGCTCGGTCTCGAGGGGATCCGCTTCATGCTCGAGTGCGCCAAGGGCTCGCGCCTGGCCATGTTCGTCATGGCCTCGTCGTGCGTGCCGGCGACGCACATGGAGAGCTCCGGTGCGTCGCTCGACGCCGTCGACCTCGCCTCCTTCAAGTCGAGCCCGTGGGTTCTGGGTTTGGCCGAGGTGATGAACTTCCCCGGGGTCGTGCACGGCGACCCCGGTGTCCTCGCCAAGCTGCGCGCCTTCTCCGACAAGGTGATCGACGGGCATGCCCCGGGGCTCGCCGGTCAGGCGCTCGCCGCCTACGCGGCGGCGGGGATCGGCTCGGATCACGAGTGCACGACGGTCGAGGAGGCACGCGAGAAGCTCCGTGCCGGGATGACGATCTTCCTGCGCGAGGCGACCAACGCCCACAACCTGCGGACGCTCCTGCCGCTGGTCACGCCGATGAACCATCACCGTCTCTGTCTCTGCACCGACGACCGCCAGCCGTCGGATCTGCTCGACCAGGGGCACATGGACCACCTCGTGCGCATGGCGATCGCCGGCGGTGTCGACCCGGTCGTCGCGCTGCGCATGGCGACCTGGAACACCGCGCAGTACTTCCGCCTCTGGGACCGCGGCGCGGTGACCCCGGGGCGCCGCGCCGACCTGATGATCTTCCGCGATCTGCACGACCTGCGGCCGCATCTCGTCATCCGCCGCGGGCAGGTGGTGGCGCGCGACGGGGTGATGCTCCCGGCCGAAGGGCCGAAGATGATCCCGCGCCTGCGCGGGACGATGAGCATCGACTGGAATGCCATCGACCTCTCGGTGCCGGCCGAAGGGGAGAAGATCCGCGTCATCGGTGTCGTCCCCGACCAACTGGTGACCCACCATCTGATCGAAAGCCCGACGGTGCACGCCGGCCAGGCGGTGGCGGACCCGTCACGCGACCTGCTGAAGATGGTGGTGATCGAGCGCCATCGCGGCTCGGGGGCGGTCGGCAAGGGCTTCGTGCGCGGGGTCGGGCTGCAACACGGCGCGATCGCCTCCTCGGTCGCCCACGACCACCACAACCTGGTGGTGATCGGTGCCGACGAGATCTCGATGTTCGCCGCGGCGCGCCGGGTGGCGGCGATGGGCGGCGGGATGGCGGTGGCGAGCGGCGAGCAGATCGTCGCCGACGTGCCGCTGCCGCTCGGCGGCCTGATGAGCGACCGGCCGATCGAGGAGGTCCGCGCCCGCCTCGACCGGGCGATCGCCGGGGCGCGGGAGCTCGGCAGCACGCTCCACGACCCCTTCATGGCGATGGCCTTCCTGGCGCTCGAGGTCATCCCCAGCCTGAAGCTGACCGACCAGGGCCTCGTCGACGTGGACCGCTTCGCCCGCGTCCCGCTCTGGGCGGCCTGA
- a CDS encoding VCBS repeat-containing protein has translation MSGHRLTFTLGLLLFGLVLAPPATARQVPFGTGVDFAGTYDGASAILALDLTRDGISDLAVASEITGDVKVRLAIGGGTFASATAASGLDSPFALAYGDLDLDGDLDILVGQYDNIPLPGAPPFPPEDAELLWLRNPKIGPVGWASFGISYLTTAGVRGVAMADFDGDGDVDIAYATEGTGGGFSWSANDGTPEDTGWTSYSIDSRPGGRPFGIAAADVDGDGDIDLLGTDALSDAVFWYENDGTPDAGWVRHTVESNLTGAITVAAGDVDGDGVLDVIAGGNVADEVRWYERSGASWTAHSAGTSLNAVRSVFPCDLDLDGDLDVLTGIEGGDQVRWLENSAGTGISWTHRVVETGIDGVVGAVAGDLDGDGDPDLAAVAWTGDRFLWWESQLTHRRFVDGAAQDVRSGVGDPRALEVADLNGDGFLDVVSAQWDSDEIVAYLSLDGTGYLFWENVVATGFDAARDVDVADVNGDGRLDVLGTAVVDDDVVWWQNNGGALPTWTAHTVSASLNGAHRVEAFDYDRDGDMDLVTAAYDGDRVDLWENTNGIGTAWTQHLLAAANGPFDLVIDDFNLDGKLDVAATAYDEDEVHVYLNSSGIGGLWVDVTAKSGADGVRGIDAADMDGDGDVDLVFVQRLNDNIFWYANNGTGTVWAGHTVGTGALVDGAAVRAVDLDGDGDQDVVGTSQSDGDVTVWLNGGDGTSWTRLNVEQSIDTPWDVVVGDVNGDAKEDLVVAAGGAANRIVWYPDVGDQVSDLAEMWAPGTIPNGGSAVLFHPVVSHNGRAGYDPDGELAQMRLDITDTAGTPLTTAQANAVIDEIQLWQDTDRDATLTGADTLVGSDSTLTSSGGRVTLTLTDGAAAASIEPGVTWGYFVVLSATANASSQVPNQLRITSPAECWTVQDRDHDLALQVETRSAVATKAIAFGAFGGQLLSDAFERGTTSAWSYAAP, from the coding sequence ATGTCCGGACATCGTTTGACCTTCACCCTCGGGCTGCTGCTGTTCGGCCTCGTGCTGGCGCCCCCGGCGACGGCGCGACAGGTCCCCTTCGGCACCGGCGTCGACTTCGCCGGCACCTACGACGGCGCCTCGGCGATCCTCGCGCTCGACCTGACCCGCGACGGCATCAGCGACCTCGCCGTCGCCTCGGAGATCACCGGCGACGTCAAGGTCCGGCTCGCGATCGGCGGCGGGACCTTTGCCTCCGCGACCGCCGCCAGCGGGCTCGATTCGCCCTTTGCCCTCGCGTACGGCGACCTCGACCTCGACGGCGACCTCGACATCCTCGTCGGCCAGTACGACAACATTCCCTTGCCGGGCGCGCCGCCGTTTCCCCCCGAGGACGCCGAGCTGCTCTGGCTGCGCAATCCGAAGATCGGGCCGGTCGGCTGGGCCTCCTTCGGCATCTCCTACCTCACCACGGCCGGAGTTCGCGGCGTGGCGATGGCCGATTTCGACGGCGACGGGGACGTGGACATCGCTTACGCGACGGAAGGGACGGGCGGCGGATTCTCGTGGAGTGCCAACGACGGCACGCCGGAAGACACCGGGTGGACGAGCTACAGCATCGACTCGCGGCCCGGAGGACGTCCGTTCGGGATCGCCGCGGCGGACGTGGACGGCGACGGCGACATCGACCTGTTGGGAACCGACGCGCTCTCCGACGCCGTCTTCTGGTACGAGAACGACGGCACGCCCGATGCCGGCTGGGTGCGGCACACCGTCGAGTCGAACCTGACCGGGGCGATCACGGTCGCCGCCGGGGACGTCGACGGCGACGGCGTCCTGGACGTGATCGCGGGCGGGAACGTCGCCGACGAGGTCCGCTGGTACGAGCGCAGCGGCGCCAGCTGGACCGCCCATTCCGCCGGCACCAGCCTGAATGCCGTGCGATCGGTCTTCCCCTGCGACCTCGACCTTGACGGCGATCTCGACGTGCTGACCGGCATCGAGGGCGGCGACCAGGTGCGCTGGCTCGAAAACAGTGCGGGAACCGGCATCTCCTGGACCCACCGGGTCGTGGAAACCGGCATCGACGGCGTCGTGGGTGCCGTCGCCGGGGACCTCGATGGCGACGGCGATCCCGACCTCGCGGCGGTGGCCTGGACCGGCGACCGCTTCCTCTGGTGGGAGAGCCAGCTCACGCATCGGCGCTTCGTCGACGGTGCGGCGCAGGACGTGCGCAGCGGCGTCGGCGATCCGCGCGCCCTCGAGGTCGCCGATCTCAACGGCGACGGTTTCCTCGACGTGGTGAGCGCGCAGTGGGACAGCGACGAGATCGTCGCCTACTTGAGCCTCGACGGTACGGGCTATCTCTTCTGGGAGAACGTCGTCGCGACCGGGTTCGACGCGGCGCGCGACGTCGACGTCGCCGACGTCAACGGCGACGGCCGCCTCGACGTGCTCGGCACCGCGGTGGTCGACGACGACGTCGTCTGGTGGCAGAACAACGGCGGGGCGCTGCCCACCTGGACCGCGCACACGGTCTCGGCGAGCTTGAACGGGGCACATCGCGTCGAGGCGTTCGACTACGACCGCGACGGCGACATGGACCTCGTCACCGCCGCTTACGACGGCGACCGCGTCGACCTCTGGGAGAACACCAACGGCATCGGCACGGCCTGGACCCAGCATCTGCTCGCCGCAGCCAACGGCCCCTTCGACCTGGTCATCGACGACTTCAACCTCGACGGCAAGCTCGACGTCGCGGCCACCGCGTACGACGAGGACGAGGTGCACGTCTATCTGAACTCGTCGGGCATCGGCGGCCTCTGGGTCGACGTCACGGCCAAGTCGGGCGCCGACGGGGTGCGCGGCATCGACGCCGCCGACATGGACGGCGACGGCGACGTCGACCTCGTCTTCGTGCAGCGGCTGAACGACAACATCTTCTGGTACGCCAACAACGGCACGGGGACGGTCTGGGCCGGACACACGGTCGGCACGGGCGCGCTGGTCGACGGAGCCGCCGTGCGGGCCGTCGATCTCGACGGCGACGGCGACCAGGACGTGGTCGGGACGAGCCAGTCGGACGGTGACGTCACCGTCTGGCTCAACGGCGGTGACGGGACGAGCTGGACGCGCCTGAACGTCGAGCAGTCGATCGACACGCCCTGGGACGTGGTGGTGGGCGACGTCAACGGCGACGCCAAGGAGGATCTCGTGGTCGCGGCCGGCGGCGCGGCGAACCGGATCGTCTGGTACCCGGACGTCGGCGATCAGGTCTCCGACCTGGCGGAGATGTGGGCGCCGGGCACGATTCCGAACGGCGGCAGCGCGGTGCTCTTCCACCCGGTGGTGAGTCACAACGGGCGCGCCGGCTACGATCCCGACGGCGAGCTGGCGCAGATGCGGCTCGACATCACCGACACGGCGGGGACGCCGCTCACCACGGCGCAAGCCAACGCGGTCATCGACGAGATCCAGCTCTGGCAGGATACCGATCGCGACGCGACGCTGACCGGTGCCGACACGCTCGTCGGGTCGGATTCGACCCTGACCTCGAGCGGCGGGAGGGTCACGCTCACCCTGACCGACGGGGCCGCCGCCGCGTCGATCGAGCCCGGGGTGACCTGGGGCTACTTCGTCGTGCTGAGTGCGACCGCCAACGCCTCGTCGCAGGTGCCGAACCAGTTGCGCATCACCTCGCCGGCGGAGTGCTGGACGGTGCAGGATCGCGACCACGACCTCGCGCTGCAGGTCGAGACGCGGAGCGCGGTGGCGACCAAGGCGATCGCCTTCGGCGCCTTCGGTGGTCAGCTCCTCTCCGACGCCTTCGAGCGTGGCACGACCTCGGCCTGGTCGTACGCCGCGCCGTGA
- a CDS encoding helix-turn-helix domain-containing protein, whose product MISPDGTRASGCPAQRSGSRSLRRLGPLVCLIVSLAVPRPATGEAIAYRAMSLRADGDLADWGRSEPAFVLREPELLPPLANQVTVRLAWDLERLWAAFEVIDFDRVPAPTEAAGATLYQGDSVELYLHLDSCGTARMGLCCYQIVAAPDGRFAVLQGDPLAGEIEQLEVPKRVRPEVRLEVGGAHRADGYVVEIAVPWVELGVLAPQSGQRFDLDLAWNDWTEDHPLLPEIPLDLHNLAALEHHEKSRVRPLPPTISWEEREAIVARAYFPWSLAGRRSFGYPRTWHTMRLAGEPPLPTRWVKRFGAERLAAGVVLGLLGFGSGLLLLLRWDERRRLRELLVRMQRLEEQLATAPPPVASDGTRWSAAVEDGELEAPAPRPEAPALRPRAAVEQLAQRATDCILRHLAEPLSVDALARQLYVSTRTLERALAESHRCTPRQLIAAVKLREAERLLRDEGLSVTEVAARLGYADPSHFSKRFKEAFRIPPSLVARRVAAAAPMPGAVVN is encoded by the coding sequence ATGATCTCGCCGGACGGGACGAGGGCCTCCGGGTGTCCGGCGCAGCGGTCGGGGAGCCGGTCGCTGCGCCGGCTCGGGCCGCTCGTTTGCCTGATCGTCTCGCTCGCCGTCCCGCGACCGGCGACGGGCGAGGCGATCGCCTACCGCGCGATGTCGCTGCGCGCCGACGGCGACCTCGCCGACTGGGGGCGGAGCGAGCCGGCCTTCGTCCTGCGCGAGCCGGAGCTCCTGCCGCCCCTGGCCAATCAGGTCACGGTGCGGCTGGCGTGGGACCTCGAGCGGCTCTGGGCCGCCTTCGAAGTGATCGACTTCGATCGGGTGCCGGCGCCGACCGAAGCCGCCGGCGCGACGCTCTACCAGGGCGACAGCGTCGAGCTCTATCTCCATCTCGACTCCTGCGGCACCGCTCGCATGGGTCTCTGCTGCTACCAGATCGTCGCCGCTCCGGACGGCCGTTTCGCCGTGTTGCAGGGTGATCCGCTGGCGGGCGAGATCGAGCAGCTCGAGGTGCCGAAACGGGTGCGACCGGAGGTCCGCCTCGAGGTCGGCGGAGCGCACCGCGCCGACGGCTACGTGGTGGAGATCGCCGTTCCCTGGGTGGAGCTCGGCGTGCTGGCACCGCAGAGCGGGCAGCGCTTCGATCTCGACCTCGCCTGGAACGACTGGACCGAGGATCACCCTCTGCTGCCGGAGATTCCGCTCGATCTGCACAACCTCGCCGCTCTCGAGCACCACGAGAAGTCGCGGGTGCGCCCGCTGCCGCCGACGATCTCGTGGGAGGAGCGCGAGGCGATCGTCGCCCGCGCCTACTTCCCCTGGAGCCTCGCCGGGCGGCGCAGCTTCGGCTACCCGCGAACCTGGCACACCATGCGCCTGGCGGGGGAGCCGCCGCTGCCGACGCGCTGGGTGAAGCGCTTCGGCGCCGAACGGCTGGCCGCCGGTGTCGTGCTCGGTCTGCTGGGATTCGGCAGCGGCCTGCTGCTGCTCCTGCGTTGGGACGAACGGCGCCGGCTGCGCGAGTTGCTCGTGCGCATGCAGCGACTCGAGGAGCAGCTCGCGACGGCACCCCCGCCCGTGGCGAGCGACGGCACCAGGTGGAGCGCGGCGGTCGAGGACGGCGAGCTCGAGGCTCCGGCGCCGCGCCCGGAGGCGCCGGCCCTCCGGCCGCGCGCGGCGGTCGAACAGTTGGCGCAGCGGGCGACGGACTGCATCCTCCGCCACCTCGCCGAACCGCTGAGCGTTGACGCACTGGCGCGCCAGCTCTACGTCTCGACCCGCACGCTGGAGCGCGCGCTCGCCGAGTCGCACCGCTGCACGCCGCGCCAGCTCATCGCCGCCGTGAAGCTGCGCGAAGCCGAGCGGCTGCTGCGCGACGAAGGACTCTCGGTCACCGAGGTCGCGGCCCGGCTCGGCTACGCCGACCCGTCGCACTTCTCAAAGCGCTTCAAGGAGGCGTTCCGCATTCCGCCCTCGCTTGTCGCGCGCCGCGTCGCAGCCGCCGCGCCGATGCCCGGCGCGGTGGTCAACTGA